A single region of the Raphanus sativus cultivar WK10039 chromosome 1, ASM80110v3, whole genome shotgun sequence genome encodes:
- the LOC108854909 gene encoding F-box protein At4g02733-like, whose protein sequence is MAEDICFASCRRMDSEQAKTPIGALSSSSSSTQNTNSLSLPTHSSPHHFESTILSFLLFPDSPLFSNSSVFDRVLHDFLSTSSGDDDSAHDQLIHRTLQRVSLLLESTKRCFRKRLTLYNSISWFLPQDLTVKVFSMLDTKSLMQVAACCTMFSKSAMDPLCYSHVDLTTASTYLDDGVLRTMIHRAGNKLRSLKLGNDAYNYFHTFPISSCLAPLSSSDPEFTWNLLTSLHIYNLISMDMNSICSVLSACPNLSDLKIAELSYDSSNLVLDLLTRKCHLVEHLFLETSFGGDNITYSTIEAFVANCPKLTCLTLKGFNLDDAMAQILVKGLLKLKYVNLSSTSGIHGSFLRDLGNTCKDSPLEILILRDCSLEEREVLEFLNSLIAGDFRFIRHIDVSSGNGLACDGDERTLELNFPVEKLKEERSNFKLVAEFPLSLQSWSPSPFHESIDYDYYGCCWGGSRPKSKKLRFFGI, encoded by the exons ATGGCGGAAgatatttgctttgcttcgtgTAGAAGGATGGATTCAGAACAAGCTAAGACTCCTATCGGAGCTCTctcatcatcctcctcctccacccAAAACACTAACTCACTCTCTCTTCCTACACACTCCAGCCCGCACCACTTCGAATCCACAATCCTCTCCTTCCTTTTGTTTCCTGATTCTCCGTTGTTTTCCAACAGCTCTGTCTTTGACCGAGTGCTTCATGATTTTCTCTCCACATCTAGTGGTGATGATGACTCTGCTCATGATCAACTCATTCACCGCACTCTCCAACGTGTCTCACTTCTTCTTGAATCCACTAAACGGTGCTTTCGTAAGCGACTCACACTCTACAATTCCATCTCATGGTTCCTCCCTCAAGACCTCACAGTTAAG GTGTTCTCCATGCTTGATACAAAGTCTCTAATGCAAGTTGCGGCTTGTTGCACCATGTTTAGCAAATCTGCCATGGACCCTTTATGTTATTCTCACGTAGACTTGACAACAGCATCTACATATCTTGATGATGGTGTTTTGCGTACTATGATCCATCGTGCTGGAAATAAACTCAG ATCCCTTAAACTTGGTAATGATGCTTATAACTATTTCCACACTTTTCCTATAAGCTCTTGTCTTGCTCCACTATCATCCTCTGATCCTGAATTTACTTG GAATTTATTAACAAGCCTACACATTTACAATCTCATATCCATGGACATGAATTCCATATGTTCTGTTTTGTCAGCCTGCCCAAATCTATCCGATTTGAAAATCGCAGAATT aTCATATGATTCATCAAATCTGGTGCTAGACTTACTCACAAGGAAATGTCACTTGGTAGAGCATCTATTCTTAGAAACTTCTTTTGGAG GGGATAATATAACATATTCTACCATCGAAGCGTTTGTGGCCAACTGCCCCAAGCTAACTTGTCTAACACTTAAAGGTTTTAACCTAGATGATGCAATGGCCCAAATTCTTGTGAAG GGTTTGCTTAAACTTAAGTATGTGAATCTGTCTAGCACATCCGGAATCCATGGAAGTTTCTTGAG GGATTTGGGGAATACTTGCAAAGACAGTCCGCTTGAGATTCTAATATTGCGTGACTGTTCTCTAGAGGAG AGAGAAGTTTTAGAGTTTTTGAATTCACTAATCGCGGGAGACTTCAGGTTTATTCGACACATT GATGTATCAAGTGGCAACGGTTTAGCTTGTGATGGAGATGAAAGAACTTTGGAACTAAA CTTTCCTGTGGAGAAGCTGAAAGAAGAAAGATCAAATTTCAAGTTGGTGGCAGAATTTCCCTTAAGTCTGCAAAG TTGGAGCCCATCTCCTTTCCACGAGAGCATAGATTATGACTATTATGGTTGCTGTTGGGGAGGATCAAGGCCGAAGTCCAAGAAACTGCGCTTCTTCGGTATCTAA